A window from Enterocloster bolteae encodes these proteins:
- a CDS encoding NUDIX hydrolase, producing MISVEFHNTVDDSLLKFAVILSRYQGKWLFCQHRDRDTYECPGGRREAGEKIEHTARRELYEETGAVGFTLTPLSAYSVRETAGDPDTPGISYGMLYYGDITELGPIPEGYEIARTALFREPPANWTYPDIQPVLLGYLKAWLRESGDGGANDF from the coding sequence ATGATAAGCGTCGAATTTCACAACACAGTGGATGATTCCCTGCTGAAGTTTGCAGTCATCCTGTCCAGATACCAGGGGAAATGGCTGTTCTGCCAGCACAGGGATCGGGATACCTACGAGTGTCCCGGAGGCCGCAGGGAAGCAGGGGAAAAGATAGAACACACGGCCCGCAGGGAATTATACGAAGAGACCGGTGCAGTGGGCTTCACCCTGACGCCGTTAAGCGCATATTCGGTCCGTGAGACCGCTGGAGACCCTGATACGCCTGGGATAAGCTACGGAATGCTCTATTACGGCGACATTACAGAGCTGGGCCCCATACCGGAGGGGTATGAGATAGCCCGCACCGCACTGTTTAGGGAACCGCCCGCCAACTGGACTTATCCTGACATCCAGCCTGTCCTTCTCGGATATCTGAAAGCCTGGCTCCGGGAGTCAGGAGATGGCGGGGCCAATGATTTCTGA
- a CDS encoding Wadjet anti-phage system protein JetA family protein: protein MILMNEIPDRFWSLFRSVNRSTYIEALLKINEEYEYSNYFLSREVCIQLLSEYFSQKKYVIWQDETEDDWDELEPPATRVLNWLLRTGWLRKVDDYASMTVNIVIPDYAAVMIEAFSRLLGDDEDETQVYIQNVYAILFSLKNDPRSSVSLLNTALINTKKLNKSLQDMLHNMDKFFGSLLEQKNYGTLLKEHLEGYVTEIVNKKYHILKTSDNFYLYKTDIKSWIAAMREDSSWINKMCAKSAASARGQKKAPLTEYDIVEKLDQLERGFDDIEHRISNMDKEHSRYVKATVTRLNYLLNQEDNMKGLVIRLLNHLSEYGCPEEELASVSARMNLSQMTILSEKSLYKRRKTKADFTEQLKDEEESEELSMEEVLNLNKVRNRYSQKEIEAFIEGSMTEGKMVVDEQTIHSDQDFEKLILAYDYSTRRKSPYKVEEEDSEMVHCKGYTYPRLVFVRRAR, encoded by the coding sequence ATGATACTGATGAATGAAATACCAGACCGGTTCTGGAGCCTGTTCCGCTCTGTCAACCGGTCTACTTACATAGAGGCACTTCTTAAAATCAACGAGGAGTATGAGTACAGCAATTACTTTCTCAGCAGGGAAGTCTGCATCCAGCTTTTAAGTGAATATTTCTCCCAGAAAAAATATGTCATATGGCAGGACGAGACCGAGGATGACTGGGATGAACTGGAACCGCCTGCCACCAGGGTTCTTAACTGGCTCCTGAGGACCGGCTGGCTCCGCAAGGTGGATGATTACGCCAGCATGACGGTCAACATCGTCATTCCGGATTACGCCGCGGTGATGATTGAGGCATTTTCACGTTTATTAGGCGATGATGAGGATGAGACCCAGGTTTATATCCAGAATGTCTATGCCATTCTATTTTCTCTGAAAAACGACCCCCGCTCCAGCGTCAGCCTGCTAAATACGGCTCTCATAAATACGAAAAAACTGAACAAGTCCCTTCAGGACATGCTGCACAATATGGATAAGTTCTTTGGCAGCCTGCTGGAACAAAAAAATTACGGGACCCTGTTAAAGGAGCACCTGGAAGGATACGTGACGGAAATCGTCAATAAAAAATATCATATATTAAAGACCTCGGACAATTTTTATCTCTACAAGACAGATATTAAATCCTGGATAGCCGCCATGCGGGAGGACAGTTCCTGGATAAATAAAATGTGCGCAAAAAGCGCGGCTTCAGCCAGAGGCCAGAAAAAGGCCCCCCTGACAGAATACGATATTGTGGAGAAGCTGGACCAGCTGGAGCGCGGGTTCGATGATATAGAACACCGCATCTCCAACATGGACAAGGAGCACTCCCGTTATGTCAAGGCAACCGTCACACGCCTCAACTACCTGTTAAACCAGGAGGACAACATGAAGGGGCTTGTAATCAGGCTTTTAAACCATCTTTCGGAATACGGCTGCCCGGAAGAGGAGCTGGCATCTGTAAGCGCCAGGATGAACCTGTCCCAGATGACCATATTGTCAGAAAAATCCCTGTACAAACGGCGTAAGACCAAGGCAGACTTTACAGAACAGTTAAAGGATGAGGAAGAATCCGAGGAACTGTCCATGGAGGAAGTTCTGAACCTGAACAAGGTCAGGAACCGTTACAGCCAGAAGGAGATTGAAGCCTTTATAGAAGGCAGCATGACAGAGGGAAAAATGGTGGTGGACGAACAAACCATACATTCGGACCAGGACTTTGAAAAACTGATACTGGCCTATGACTATTCCACCAGGAGAAAGAGTCCTTATAAGGTGGAAGAGGAAGATTCGGAAATGGTGCACTGCAAAGGCTATACCTATCCGCGGCTGGTATTTGTCAGGAGGGCAAGATAG
- a CDS encoding DUF4194 domain-containing protein, producing MENMELENSMTDIAPAAGYTGNGVPYYDNLMQSEQMEVTEIIRLLWRQTFILEHKYDKRTGRFQYNRDYRVCSKHLEFMKNYFAISGVELRENSQMGVMYIQGETVVGDKLPRLATLYLLVLKLIYDEQMESVSTSVNVYTSLREIHEKLGNYRLFKKQPAPTEIRRAVTLLKKYQVIEPLDLLEDLKSESRMIIYPCINVVLMGDDVRCLLSSFEDDSDESGVQLKADLEEEEPDATDGMTEDGMAEDEMTQDEMTEDEMTEDEMASEEGEPWNRK from the coding sequence GTGGAAAACATGGAATTGGAAAACAGCATGACAGACATCGCGCCGGCGGCCGGATACACCGGAAACGGCGTTCCTTACTACGACAATCTGATGCAGTCGGAGCAGATGGAAGTGACGGAAATCATCCGTCTCCTGTGGCGCCAGACCTTTATACTGGAACACAAATATGACAAGCGCACCGGAAGATTCCAGTACAACAGAGATTACCGGGTATGCAGCAAACACCTGGAATTTATGAAGAATTATTTTGCCATCAGCGGAGTGGAGCTGCGCGAAAACAGCCAGATGGGCGTCATGTACATCCAGGGTGAAACTGTGGTGGGAGACAAGCTGCCCCGCCTGGCCACCCTGTATCTGCTGGTGCTGAAGCTGATATACGATGAACAGATGGAAAGCGTTTCCACCAGTGTCAATGTCTATACATCTCTGCGGGAAATCCACGAAAAGCTGGGCAATTACAGGCTGTTCAAGAAGCAGCCCGCTCCCACGGAAATCCGCCGGGCAGTGACCCTCCTGAAAAAATACCAGGTTATAGAACCTTTGGATCTGCTGGAGGACTTAAAAAGCGAAAGCCGCATGATTATATATCCCTGCATCAACGTAGTGCTCATGGGAGACGATGTGCGCTGCCTTCTTTCCTCCTTTGAGGATGATTCGGATGAAAGCGGAGTCCAGTTGAAAGCTGATTTGGAGGAGGAAGAACCGGACGCCACGGACGGAATGACGGAGGACGGAATGGCGGAGGATGAGATGACGCAGGATGAAATGACAGAGGATGAAATGACAGAGGATGAAATGGCATCAGAGGAAGGAGAACCATGGAACAGAAAATAG